The genome window tgcaccTTTTCCCAgtggggctctgtgctggctcatCCTCCCCCGGTGCCTGTGGGCGGGtgaggggctggctggggggCTCCTGGCTCCACACTGAGCGTGTTTTGGTTCTCTTGCAGGGAAGGTGACTGGTGGCTGGCTCATTCCCTCACTACAGGACAGACGGGCTACATCCCCAGTAACTATGTCGCGCCCTCAGACTCCATCCAGGCTGAAGAGTAATTGCCATCTTCTAGACAGTTTATAGACCAGTGATAGCAAacacacccccagctccccctccACCCCTGCCCCCTCCTGGGAGAAGCCTCCAAGCcctctgggttttttcttttcgtTAGTTTTCCCCTCTGAATGTGCAACTCAGCCTTTCTTTAAGGCCATAAGTGCAGTTCTGCAGCGTGCTTGCATGGTGGAGGGGTGAGTGGTGGCATAGCAGGGCTGTGGATGCTTTTGGACTGGTTTTTATGgagagcctggagaaggctccagggagatctcATTGCAGCCTTTCAGAATTTAAAGGGGATtctaaaaaagagagagatgttTTATATGAGCAGAGAGGCCTGTGAAAGGACAAGGGGGAAAgtttttgaaattaagaggaaaaatttagattagatgttaggaaaaaattctttacctGGTggatggtgagacactggcacaggctgcccagagaagctgcctgatccctgggagtgttcaaggccagtttggatggggctttgagcagcctggtctatTGAAGGTGTGGCAGGAAGGTTCCAACCCCGATGGCAGGGCGGTgatgcccagcccaggctgtgtgcACACACTGAGGTGCCCAAGCCCAGACACAGCCCCTGGTCTCCCAAACCTGCAGTGGGTGGGCAGGACTGAGCCCCCTGCTTGGGCAAGCAGTGGAgggggcagtgccaggtgcTGAGCCCCTGCCTTTCTCCTGCAGGTGGTATTTTGGGAAGATCACTCGTCGGGAGTCCGAGCGGCTGCTGCTCAACCCCGAGAACCCCCGAGGGACCTTCCTGGTGCGGGAGAGTGAGACCACGAaaggtgagcagggctggggggttGCTGGCCTGCAGGAGACCCTCTCTGGGGGGTGTGGGGGTACCCTGAGTCCCCTCAGTCTCTCCTGCTGGTCTCCAGGGAGCTGATGCTGACGTGGCCATCACATCACCAGTGTCTGTGCCAAAAGCACTGTTACACTGAGCCCGTGGGCTGGAGGGATGTGGCCACTTCTCTCCCACCACTCCCTACCCAGTGAGCATGGGTTCACCACCCACAGAGCTGGTTCAGCTCATGGCAGAGTGGAACCCAGGGTTCTCACCAACTCTGGCAAGACCTCCAGGCAGGATGGtctcttttcctgttcttttttgCAGTTGGTTTATTTGGCTGGGTTTTTGTACACCCCCAATTAGATGTTTTCCTTTGGTCCCTGTATAGTGACAGAATCTTGAACATGTGCTTCCTGGGTAGCCAGGACAAGGGAATGATGAACTTTAGTCCTTTCAAGTCTGAGACTTCTGAAAGTGCAAGTTGTAATCTTTGAGGTTTGACTGCCTGAGCGTTATGTTTCTTACCTGGTTTAGTTTGACTCCAAATGCACCTTTGGGAAAAGCCCCTTTATGttcctttctggttttatgCCTTGAACTTATCACTATTTGTCTTATTCTGATGGAAGCATCTTCAAGCAGCAGCATAagtcttccctgctgctgtctgtggcCCAGCAACACCACATTGTTCTCAtgtgggcagagcacagccaagCTCCCGAAGCTGTGGTGGGATTTGTGCAGGAGGGAATTGGGCCCACCAGCCCTTTAGCTCCTCTCTGAGACACTGAAGAGTTGTTGGTcagcagctgcccccagcctggctctgcctgctcctctgcccttgTTAGCACATCCCATaggatgctgcagagctgctgtgcaagcagagggcagctggaggctgtgatgctgtggcatggctgtggctgggggatATGTGCCCTTCCTCCCTGGCACCTGGTGCCAGCTggtgcagccaggagctgctccccatcctCTGCTTTGGGGTGAAGGCAGCACCTCCATTCCCAGTCCTGCCTCCCCCATGCCCCCCCACAGAGCACCCACACGTGGCACAtctcccacagcccctgtgtCCTGCCCACAGGTGCCTATTGCCTCTCCGTGTCCGACTTTGACAACGCCAAGGGGCTCAACGTGAAGCACTACAAGATCCGCAAGCTGGACAGCGGCGGCTTCTACATCACCTCCCGCACCCAGTTcaacagcctgcagcagctggtggccTACTACTCCAGTGGGTAGCCATGTGGGTCCTCCTGGGGTCTGGGTGGCACCCTGGGTGCTGTCCTCACTgcagggcaggtgctgctgggaagtcaccactgccctgggggacaccaaagcagctgtgtggggctgtggtGAAAAGCTGGGTTTAGGGCAAAGGATGAGGGTTTGGGTATGGATCCCCAAGGTGTTTACAGGAAAGATGTGGGGTAAAGACATCACATGCCTAAATACCCATGAGTCACGCTGCTTCCTGTCCTGTGGCAGAACATGCTGATGGCTTGTGCCACCGTCTCACCAACATCTGCCCCACATCCAAGCCCCAGACCCAAGGCCTTGCCAAGGATGCCTGGGAAATTCCCCGGGAATCGCTGCGGCTGGAGGTCAAactgggacagggctgcttCGGAGAGGTGTGGATGGGTAAGGACCATTCccaccccctgtcccctctgtgtcaccACCTGCATCCTGTCCCCAGCCATCTGCAGGTGCCTGGAGCCTGTGGTGGGGTGGGGTAGCAGGGGAGGGACACAGCCCCCCGCCCCATACGTGTGTCCTGAGCAGCGTGTCCTGTGCCACAGGGACCTGGAATGGCACCACCCGGGTGGCCATCAAGACACTGAAGCCTGGCACCATGTCCCCAGAGGCCTTCCTGCAGGAAGCCCAGGTCATGAAGAAGCTGCGACACGAGAAGCTGGTTCAGCTCTACGCTGTGGTGTCAGAGGAGCCCATTTACATAGTCACCGAGTACATGAGCAAGGGTGAGCACGggagggacactgagggggCAGCTGAGGGGCTGAAGATTGCTCTGACCATGGTCTTCCTCACAGGGAGCCTGCTTGACTTCCTGAAGGGTGAGATGGGCAAGTACCTGCGGCTGCCCCAGCTTGTGGATATGGCTGCTCAGGTGGGTTTGCACATCCCTGGGCCTCCCTCATTCCTTGTGGGGGCACTGGCTGCCTGAGCCCCTCActgggctgtggtggctgtCACTGGTCAGGCGGTGGggtgctctgcagcctcacTTGTGTGGGTGCCACTGTCGGCTCTCGGCCCAGAGCGGGGTTGCACACTGACACCATTTTGCCCATTCCTGttgctgccagctctccctggccAGCAAACCCAAGTCTGCATGGCGTTTCTTGAGCAGCTGTTGTTTCCCACACCTCAGCTGGGTCCCCTGCAGTCCTGCTCCCCTCAGTGGTGCCAGGCTCTCCCTGGGGACCCTTGTGTCACCCTGTCAGCCGCAGGTGTGGTGTCCCCACAGATCGCATCGGGCATGGCCTATGTGGAGAGGATGAACTACGTGCACCGGGACCTGCGGGCAGCCAACATCCTGGTGGGGGAGAACCTGGTGTGCAAAGTGGCTGATTTTGGCTTGGCACGACTCATCGAGGACAACGAGTACACAGCTCGGCAAGGTgcgtgcccagggctgctggccccGGAGAAATGgccactgtccccacggtgtgTTGTGCCTGGAGCCTGCACATGGCTCTGGTTGCATGGGGGTCCTGGAGGCACCACCCCCTCACTCTGCCTCTCCATCCAGGTGCAAAGTTTCCCATCAAGTGGACGGCCCCCGAAGCAGCTCTGTACGGCAGGTTTACCATCAAGTCAGATGTCTGGTCCTTCGGCATCCTCTTGACTGAGCTGACCACCAAGGGCAGAGTGCCATACCCAGGTGAGCGCTGGCACTTGCTGGCAGAGGCCCTGTCCCCATTGTGGTGCCCAACACCCGCTGTCCATGCCCAGTGCTTGCCCATGAGCTGCCTCTTCCCAGGTTGGATCCTGCCCCACTGGGGTGAGCAGATTTTGGCCAGGATGCAGCATCCCAGCTACCCTGTCCCGCTCTATCCCTGAGCAAGGTGACAGGGACAAGTGCTGCTAGGCCAGGGGTTCCTCTCTCCCTGGGTCTCTGGGATTGCCCCAAAGGCATGTCCTGGCACAACACCCTTGGGACAGGCACGGTGCAGGTCTGGCCCggctctgctcagtgcctgTCCCCTCTGTCTGCTGGCAGGGATGGTGAACCGGGAGGTGCTGGACCAGGTGGAGCGGGGGTACCGCATGCCCTGCCCGCCCGAGTGCCCCGAGTCCCTGCACGACCTCATGTGCCAGTGCTGGCGGAAGGACCCGGAGGAGAGACCCACCTTCGAGTACCTGCAGGCTTTCCTGGAGGACTACTTCACCTCGACAGAGCCCCAGTACCAGCCTGGAGAGAACCTATAGACACGGGGCTCCTCCTGGCACCAGGGACACCGCTGTCCCCACCGCGGGCACCGAGGGCTGGCTGCCACCgaggggctgtgtttgtggagcagccctgcagcgGGACAGGGCATtggctctggatgcagccaggggagctgctgggctcccccATCGCTCATTAAGACTTGTGGCCCGTGTTTAACGAAGCGGCGCTGTTCTGCTGGCGAGAGGAGCCTGTGGGCACCAAGAGAGCCAGCTCAGGAGGGCAAGCAGAGCATCTCCTGCCAAGAGACTTGCGTTTTGGGAGAATTTTtcaccccacagctctggggtgagCCAGGAGGAATTGGGGGACAGCATCACCCCACCTCAGACACATGGTCCCAGTCTCCTGCAACCCCTTTCTAAATCAGCACAAATTTCCCTGCCCCTTCACCTTCCCCACCATGTCCCTTTTGGCTCCAGCTCTCCCAAGGGTGCTGGCAGAGATATTTTGCCACAGGGATGTCACAATTCCAGGCTGGCTTGAATGGGGTGATGTGCTGGGGTGGTGGTGATGGCGTGGGATGATAGCAGAACTCTGGTGGTCCCTCTGGCCTCACCATGACCTTAATAGCTGATGGGTTTTGGGACTTTGAACTGtgacagctccaggctctggtgACCAGCACTGTCCCATTGGAGCACCCGGGCACACGATCAAATCTTCCAGCTCTGTCTGTTCCCCCAAGGGACACATCTCACCTCTCTGGGGAGCAGGATTGGggatgccagcagagccctcatcctgctgtgctttctccCACCACATGCTCCAGGTCTTCCAGCCAGACCCTTGGGAAGTACCCCACCACCATCCTCTCCAGTTGTGCCACCAGCTTTCCCACCAGCAGAGTCctctgggctggccctgccacCAAATCCAGTGCCACTGTGGTGCTTGGGTGCATGGCCCATGTAGCTGTTCTAGGTGTGGGAATGTTTTGGAGGAAGTACTCGACTTTCACAGATGGTTTTGTCCACCTGGTATGTTTTTAGCTGCCTTCTCTCTACCCATTTTGTCTCAGCTTCCAGGCAGCAATCCCcatgcagcatccccagccacGTACCCCCATCTGGAAGTGCTGTGCCACATTTGCATCCTCatctcccctctgctcccaaagGCCTCAGCTATGGGTGGCTATTCCTGCCCAGCTTTGTCCCCCACACCTCCAGTGGGGCTGATCCCTGGTGTCAGCAAGGCTcatttcctcccctctcccacccaGCACCTGCCTGTACATAACCCTTGTGATCCCTGCACTGTCCCACACCTTGACTTCGTTGCATGTGTCGGTTTTCCCTCTCCTTGGCTGTACCATGGTGGTTCACAAAGCTTCACTCCTTCACCTCCTGGGTCCCAGAGACCCTTGCTCAGAGAGACCTGGGGGTCTTTGGATGGTCTCCTGGAGCACGGTGGGCTGGTGGCTCgggggatgctgtggggcagaggtgctggagtgaAGGACCCAGAGAGGGCAGCCATGGCTGAGTCCTCCTCTCAGTTTTCAGGCAATGAGCTTTCTATGCCTCCCCATCACCTTTGGGATGGTGTTTgcctctggcacagcctcctTGCAGGCAGCAGACCCAATTCccccctcagcagcccctgccatggTGCCAGTGTCCTACAAAAGCTGGGTGAGAGCCAAGCATGGGCAGGAGGCCAAAACCCTCACCCCAAATATCCACCAGAGCAGGACCCAGGCAAGCCACtgccactcactcactcactcactcactcactcactcactcactcactcactcactcactcactcactcactcactcactcactcactcactcactcactcactcactcactcactcactcactcactcactcactcactcactcactcactcactcactcactcactcactcactcactcactcactcactcactcactcactcactcactcactcactcactcactcactcactcactcactcactcactcactcactcactcactcactcactcactcactcactcactcactcactcactcactcactcactcactcactcactcactcactcactcactcactcactcactcactcactcactcactcactcactcactcactcactcactcactcactcactcactcactcactcactcactcactcactcactcactcactcactcactcactcactcactcactcactcactcactcactcactcactcactcactcactcactcactcactcactcactcactcactcactcactcactcactcactcactcactcactcactcactcactcactcactcactcactcactcactcactcactcactcactcactcactcactcactctcaCTCACCTACAGTGCCCTGGTGTGGTTTGACCCAGCCACTTATTTATGAACCAAGTAcatggttggttggttggtgaCTCCTTTTTTAATGagtaaaacatttaaaatcagtt of Ficedula albicollis isolate OC2 chromosome 20, FicAlb1.5, whole genome shotgun sequence contains these proteins:
- the SRC gene encoding proto-oncogene tyrosine-protein kinase Src isoform X1; translated protein: MGSSKSKPKDPSQRRRSLEPPESSQHGGFPASQTPSKAAAPDAHRTPSRSFGTVAAESKLFGGFNTSDTVTSPQRAGALAGGVTTFVALYDYESRTETDLSFKKGERLQIVNNTRKVDVREGDWWLAHSLTTGQTGYIPSNYVAPSDSIQAEEWYFGKITRRESERLLLNPENPRGTFLVRESETTKGAYCLSVSDFDNAKGLNVKHYKIRKLDSGGFYITSRTQFNSLQQLVAYYSKHADGLCHRLTNICPTSKPQTQGLAKDAWEIPRESLRLEVKLGQGCFGEVWMGTWNGTTRVAIKTLKPGTMSPEAFLQEAQVMKKLRHEKLVQLYAVVSEEPIYIVTEYMSKGSLLDFLKGEMGKYLRLPQLVDMAAQIASGMAYVERMNYVHRDLRAANILVGENLVCKVADFGLARLIEDNEYTARQGAKFPIKWTAPEAALYGRFTIKSDVWSFGILLTELTTKGRVPYPGMVNREVLDQVERGYRMPCPPECPESLHDLMCQCWRKDPEERPTFEYLQAFLEDYFTSTEPQYQPGENL
- the SRC gene encoding proto-oncogene tyrosine-protein kinase Src isoform X2 → MGSSKSKPKDPSQRRRSLEPPESSQHGGFPASQTPSKAAAPDAHRTPSRSFGTVAAESKLFGGFNTSDTVTSPQRAGALAGGVTTFVALYDYESRTETDLSFKKGERLQIVNNTEGDWWLAHSLTTGQTGYIPSNYVAPSDSIQAEEWYFGKITRRESERLLLNPENPRGTFLVRESETTKGAYCLSVSDFDNAKGLNVKHYKIRKLDSGGFYITSRTQFNSLQQLVAYYSKHADGLCHRLTNICPTSKPQTQGLAKDAWEIPRESLRLEVKLGQGCFGEVWMGTWNGTTRVAIKTLKPGTMSPEAFLQEAQVMKKLRHEKLVQLYAVVSEEPIYIVTEYMSKGSLLDFLKGEMGKYLRLPQLVDMAAQIASGMAYVERMNYVHRDLRAANILVGENLVCKVADFGLARLIEDNEYTARQGAKFPIKWTAPEAALYGRFTIKSDVWSFGILLTELTTKGRVPYPGMVNREVLDQVERGYRMPCPPECPESLHDLMCQCWRKDPEERPTFEYLQAFLEDYFTSTEPQYQPGENL